From the Pseudodesulfovibrio indicus genome, the window CGTCTCTTGCGGTTTCCCCGCGAACGCCGCCCAGCAGTTCAAAGGCTTTGGTTTCCTTGATCATGTCGAGCGCCACTTCCTCGTTGAACGGGGCCACGCGGAAACTGACGTCCTTGAACACCTCGACAAAGATGCCGCCCAGGCCGAACATGATCGTCGGCCCGAACTGCGGGTCGCGCACCATGCCGATGATGATCTCGGTTCCGGGCTCGGCCAGGGGGACGATCATGGCCCCGTGGATGTCTGCGCCAGGCACCCGGGACGCGACTTCGGACATCATGGCGTCGTAGGCGTCGGCCATTTCGGACCGGCTGCGGATGTTGACCTTGACCCCGCCCGCGTCGCTCTTGTGGATCACGTCGGGAGACACCACCTTGAGCACCACGGGCCCGCCGAACCTCTCGGCGGCGTCCTGGGCCTCCTCGCTGCTGGTGGCAAAGGCATGGTCCACGGTGGGGATGCCGTTGTCGGCGAGAAGCGAAACCGCCTCGGGTTCGAGCAGATTGCGCCCCTGGGCCACGGCTTTTTCCACCAGGTGGTGCCGCGGCGCGGGGGGCAGGTCTTCCAGGGGGTGTCCGTTTCGGAACGCCGCCCGATACAGGGTCTCCAGGGCCTTGACCGCCCTTTCCGGCGTGTCGAAGGTCATGATGCCGTTTTCTTCGAAGTGACGGCGGCCTTCGGCCATGCTTTCGCCGCGCATGAAGCACACGGCTACCGGCTTGTCGAACTCCTTGGCCACCGGCGAGATCCGTTCCGCGGTATCCTTGGCATCCCGGAAAATGGGCGGCAGTCCCATAAGCAGGACGGCGTCCACGCCGGGATCGGCCAACACCAGGCGAAGGGATTCGGCCTGCTGTTCGGGGCTGACCGCGGCGGTCATGTCGATGTAGCCGTCAGGCTTGCAGATCATGGCCATGGACGGCAGCGTTTCCTCCAGCTTGGCCAGGGTGTCCCCGGCGATGGAGGCCAGCACCAGGTCCGTCTTGTCGATGGTGTCCATGCTGACGATGCCCATGCCGCCGGCCTCGGTCAGCACGCAGACCCGGTTGCCCTTCGGCTTCGGGAGGCTGGCCACGGCCTTCATGCCGTCGGTCATGTCCTCGACCGTGTCCATGCGCACGATGCCGCACTGCTTGAAGGCCCCGTCGTAGACCTTGTCCGAACCGGCCAGGGAGCCGGTGTGCGACATGGCGGCGGCGGCGCCGAGAGAGGAACGCCCGACCTTCAGGATCAGGTTCGGCTTTTCCGAGGCGGCGGCGATTCTCATCAGTTCCCGGCCGTCCTTGACCGCTTCCATGTATGCGCCCGTGACGCTGACGGAGGGATCGTTGTTGAAGGCCTCGATGAGTTCCAGGTTGGAGACGTCGCACATGTTGCCGATGTGGCCGAACTTGGCGAAACCCTGGGGACAGGGCTGGTCTCCGGCGAACATGAGCAGCGCGCCGCCGAAGGCGCCGCTCTGGCTCACGTAGGCGGCGGAACCCTCGATGAGCTTGATGCCGGGCGCGAACCCGGTGTTCAGCTTGAGGGCCGGGTAGGCCATGCCGATGCAGTTGGGGCCGAACACGCGGATGCCCGCGCGCTTGGCGATCCTGACCAGCTCGGCCTCGGCCTCGACCAGCTCGGGAACGCCGGTCTCGGCGAATCCGGCGGACAGGACGACCGCGCCCTTGACGTCGCCGCGCTGCTCGGCCTGTTTCATGACGTTGATGACCACCTTGGCGGAGACCGCGACGACCATGACGTCCACGGCATCGGGAATGTCGAGGATCGAGGGGTAGCACTTGCGCCCCAGAATCTCCGGTTCCTTGGGATGCACGGGGTAAACCTTGCCCTCGTAGCCCTCGTCGAGCAGGAGCTTGAGCACCTGGTATCCCGCTTTGTTGGGGTCCTGGGACGCCCCGATGAGGGCGATCGAGCGGGCGTTGTATATTTCGTTCAACGTTGCGGCCATTACTAGACTCTTCCTTCCATCAGCCGGTCGTAGGCGGCGTCGACTTCCTGGCGAACGGCTTCCACCTGTTCGTCGCTGATGCCCTTGAACCGGCCCTGCAGCTTGAAGTAGTCGGTGAGCGGCTTGGGCTTCTTGACCTCTTTGGTGATCGACAGCACGCCGTCGACGATCTCGAACAGCGGCCAGCAGCGGGTGGTCACGGCCAGTTGGGCGATTTCCACCGAGGTGTCGGGACGGCTTCTCCAGCCGGTGGGACAGGGGGCGAACAGATGGATGAAGGCCGGTCCGGTCTTGGTGGCCTCCTTGGCCTTGGCGAGCTTCTTGCGGAAGTCTTCGACGAAGCCGATGGAAGCGGTGGCGAGGTAGGGGATGCGGTGGGCGTCGACGATCTTGGCGAGGTTCTTGCGGTAGCCCTGCTTGCCGCCCGGGGTCGTCGTGGTCCAGGCGTAGGTCGGCGTGGATGCGCTTCCCTGGACGCCGGTGTTCATGTACGCCTCGTTGTCGTAGCAGACGTACAGGATCTTGTCCCCGCGCTCCAGGGCGCCGGACAGGGACTGGAGGCCGATGTCGACGGTGGCGCCGTCGCCGGCCATGCCCAGGACGGTGATGTCCTCGCGGCCCTGCATCTCGTACCCGGCCTTGATCCCGGCGGCATAGGCCGCAGTGTTCTCCAGGTTGCCCTGGAACCCCGGAATCTTGGTCACGGTTTCCTTGCCGTAGCCGGAGAACAGCGCGGCGCATCCGGGAGGGATGACCAGCGTGGAGTTTTCTCCGAGGGCCTCCATGATGTAGCGGGCTCCGAGCTCAAGGCCGCAGCCGGCACAGGCGCTCACGCCATGCGCGATCAAACCCCGGCTTTTTGATTTCATCTCAAGCATTACGCGTCGACCTCCCTTAACCTTAAGGCATTATCCTGAACGTCCAGCCACTTGACGGCTGCGACGGTCTTGTCGTTGAGCAACGTATCGAAAGCTTCCTCGATGGTCGTGGGCGGCACGTCGCGTCCGCCCAGGCCCGCGACGAATCCCTGGACTTCAGGGGCCTTGTCCAGAACCTGCAGCGCGCTGCGGACTTCGTTGCAGACCGGCCCGGTTTCGGAACCGAGGCTGGCGCTCCTGTCGATGACGCCGATGTGCGGCACGTGGCCGATCAGTTCGCGAATGGCCTCGGCAGGGAAGGGACGGAACGAAGTGATCTTGAGCATGCCGACCTTGCGGCCCTGTTCACGCATCATGTCCACGGTGTGCTTGATGGTGCCGGACATGGAGCCGAGGGAGACCAGGACCGCCTCGGCGTCCTCGCATTCATACGCCTCGACCATGCTGTACTTGCGTCCGAAGGCTTCTTCGAACTCGGCCATGACGCCCGGCATGAGATCCTGGGCGTAATCAAAGGCCACCGCCTGCTGGAAACGCATTTCCATGAACTCGTTGGACCCGGTCAGGTCGTTGATGAACATGGGATCGTCGGGGTCCAGCTTCAGGTTGTCGTTCTTGTAGGCCGGCAGGAACTTGTCCACGTCTTCCTGGGCGGGGACGTAAA encodes:
- a CDS encoding acetate--CoA ligase family protein → MAATLNEIYNARSIALIGASQDPNKAGYQVLKLLLDEGYEGKVYPVHPKEPEILGRKCYPSILDIPDAVDVMVVAVSAKVVINVMKQAEQRGDVKGAVVLSAGFAETGVPELVEAEAELVRIAKRAGIRVFGPNCIGMAYPALKLNTGFAPGIKLIEGSAAYVSQSGAFGGALLMFAGDQPCPQGFAKFGHIGNMCDVSNLELIEAFNNDPSVSVTGAYMEAVKDGRELMRIAAASEKPNLILKVGRSSLGAAAAMSHTGSLAGSDKVYDGAFKQCGIVRMDTVEDMTDGMKAVASLPKPKGNRVCVLTEAGGMGIVSMDTIDKTDLVLASIAGDTLAKLEETLPSMAMICKPDGYIDMTAAVSPEQQAESLRLVLADPGVDAVLLMGLPPIFRDAKDTAERISPVAKEFDKPVAVCFMRGESMAEGRRHFEENGIMTFDTPERAVKALETLYRAAFRNGHPLEDLPPAPRHHLVEKAVAQGRNLLEPEAVSLLADNGIPTVDHAFATSSEEAQDAAERFGGPVVLKVVSPDVIHKSDAGGVKVNIRSRSEMADAYDAMMSEVASRVPGADIHGAMIVPLAEPGTEIIIGMVRDPQFGPTIMFGLGGIFVEVFKDVSFRVAPFNEEVALDMIKETKAFELLGGVRGETARDVGSLVDLLVKVSRMAATQPEISEIDLNPVRIYERGLAVLDARIILSCGN
- a CDS encoding thiamine pyrophosphate-dependent enzyme; the protein is MSACAGCGLELGARYIMEALGENSTLVIPPGCAALFSGYGKETVTKIPGFQGNLENTAAYAAGIKAGYEMQGREDITVLGMAGDGATVDIGLQSLSGALERGDKILYVCYDNEAYMNTGVQGSASTPTYAWTTTTPGGKQGYRKNLAKIVDAHRIPYLATASIGFVEDFRKKLAKAKEATKTGPAFIHLFAPCPTGWRSRPDTSVEIAQLAVTTRCWPLFEIVDGVLSITKEVKKPKPLTDYFKLQGRFKGISDEQVEAVRQEVDAAYDRLMEGRV
- the porA gene encoding pyruvate ferredoxin oxidoreductase — protein: MKRVMLDGNGAATEGMRLARIRVVSAYPITPQSPISEKLADYVTDGTLDAKYIRVESEHSAMSCAIGAQLTGVRAGTATASVGLALMHEVLGVAAGCRVPIVMPVVNRSLVSPWSLWCDHQDAMAERDGGWMQFYAESAQEVLDLILIAYKLAEKNDVLLPAMVCLDGFFLSHMPDAVYVPAQEDVDKFLPAYKNDNLKLDPDDPMFINDLTGSNEFMEMRFQQAVAFDYAQDLMPGVMAEFEEAFGRKYSMVEAYECEDAEAVLVSLGSMSGTIKHTVDMMREQGRKVGMLKITSFRPFPAEAIRELIGHVPHIGVIDRSASLGSETGPVCNEVRSALQVLDKAPEVQGFVAGLGGRDVPPTTIEEAFDTLLNDKTVAAVKWLDVQDNALRLREVDA